One Verrucomicrobiaceae bacterium genomic window carries:
- a CDS encoding serine/threonine-protein phosphatase gives MTHPGKVRANNEDTFLCLNFDARELRYLGKMGEATLETGDFVFAVSDGMGGAKSGEFASKIAAEKITRLLPRSFKQSANQMDAGRGDVLIELISRIHEELLQLGRYYEECRGMGATLSLGWFTPGWMHFAHVGDSRIYWLPKGGKLRQITEDHSHVGWLRRQGKLNEREARNHPRKSILSQVLGAGQHYLEPQVGSVGCESGDRFLFCTDGVIDGIWDHALADMLAENEPPAGKTRAQYFVEHAVAESGRDNASAVVIEML, from the coding sequence ATGACGCATCCCGGAAAAGTCCGTGCGAATAACGAGGACACCTTTCTCTGCCTGAACTTCGATGCCCGCGAGCTGCGCTACCTGGGCAAGATGGGCGAGGCCACGCTGGAAACGGGCGATTTCGTCTTTGCCGTGAGTGATGGCATGGGCGGGGCGAAGTCTGGCGAGTTCGCCAGCAAGATCGCGGCGGAAAAAATCACCCGTTTGCTGCCGCGCAGCTTCAAGCAGTCTGCGAATCAGATGGACGCTGGTCGCGGCGATGTGCTCATCGAGCTCATTAGCCGCATCCATGAGGAATTGCTCCAACTGGGCCGCTACTACGAGGAATGTCGCGGTATGGGAGCTACTCTGAGCCTGGGCTGGTTCACACCGGGCTGGATGCACTTCGCGCATGTGGGCGATAGCCGCATCTACTGGCTGCCCAAGGGGGGCAAGCTCCGCCAGATCACCGAAGATCACTCCCACGTCGGCTGGCTGCGCCGCCAGGGGAAGCTCAATGAGCGCGAAGCGCGGAATCACCCACGCAAGAGCATCCTCAGTCAGGTGCTGGGTGCTGGGCAGCATTATTTAGAGCCGCAGGTCGGCTCTGTCGGCTGCGAGAGCGGCGACCGCTTCCTCTTTTGCACCGATGGCGTGATCGACGGCATCTGGGATCACGCCTTGGCCGATATGCTGGCAGAAAACGAGCCGCCTGCTGGCAAAACGCGAGCCCAATACTTCGTCGAGCACGCGGTGGCCGAGTCTGGTCGCGACAATGCCAGCGCCGTCGTGATCGAAATGCTCTGA
- a CDS encoding serine/threonine protein kinase, whose product MQEAKNTQRALVRIGYDGRVHKNFRGPKAEERFANEVRVLKILEERGCDYVPRVLESDPEKLYLVTTNCGSRVERISEGKVKQLYDELEREFGVRHDDPFDRNITYRHSDGRFCIIDFELATVLDFPAK is encoded by the coding sequence ATGCAAGAAGCGAAAAACACTCAGCGAGCACTCGTGCGCATCGGTTACGATGGGCGGGTGCACAAAAATTTCCGTGGCCCGAAGGCGGAAGAGCGCTTCGCGAACGAAGTGCGGGTGCTGAAGATCCTGGAGGAGCGCGGCTGTGACTACGTGCCGCGGGTGCTGGAGAGCGACCCAGAGAAGCTCTATCTCGTGACAACGAACTGCGGCTCCCGCGTGGAGCGCATCAGCGAGGGCAAAGTGAAGCAACTCTACGATGAGCTGGAGCGCGAATTCGGCGTGCGCCATGACGATCCCTTTGACCGAAACATCACCTACCGGCATAGCGATGGCCGCTTTTGCATCATCGACTTTGAACTCGCCACCGTGCTCGACTTCCCCGCGAAATGA
- a CDS encoding SDR family NAD(P)-dependent oxidoreductase, giving the protein MQPQVFRTTACRAIITGASSGLGAEFARQLAPAADFLVLIARREDALESVKSSLAGSKARIHLCVADLSSPSGLLTVLAFLDAHELRPNLLINNAGMGDYGSFAESTPEKTRAQLDLNITALTMLTHAMLPRLESPGGVLNVSSLASTLPMPELAVYAASKSYVTSFSEALAIELAPRGITVTCVCPGPTPTNFSQTARRPDGTDTNREGQAFLRIPPAQVVSEALAGLVAGKACVWPGRGVSIAARLFRHLPRVLLRWILARRMKKTAL; this is encoded by the coding sequence ATGCAGCCGCAAGTCTTCCGCACCACTGCTTGCCGCGCCATCATCACGGGTGCCTCATCAGGCCTTGGAGCTGAGTTTGCGCGGCAGCTCGCCCCTGCGGCGGATTTTCTCGTCCTCATCGCCCGGCGTGAGGATGCGCTAGAGTCGGTAAAAAGCAGCCTCGCAGGCTCCAAGGCCCGCATACACCTCTGCGTAGCAGACTTATCCTCTCCCAGCGGCCTACTCACCGTCCTGGCCTTTCTCGATGCACATGAGCTACGCCCCAATCTCCTGATCAACAATGCCGGCATGGGCGACTACGGCAGCTTTGCCGAGTCCACTCCTGAAAAAACACGGGCGCAGCTCGATCTCAACATCACTGCGCTCACCATGCTCACGCATGCCATGCTCCCACGGCTAGAGAGCCCTGGCGGAGTGCTCAATGTCAGCTCACTCGCAAGTACTCTCCCGATGCCAGAGCTCGCCGTCTATGCGGCTAGTAAATCGTATGTCACCAGCTTTTCTGAGGCCCTGGCCATCGAGCTCGCACCACGCGGCATCACGGTCACCTGCGTCTGCCCCGGCCCCACGCCCACGAATTTCAGTCAAACCGCACGCCGTCCAGATGGCACGGACACGAATCGCGAAGGACAGGCTTTCCTACGCATCCCTCCAGCACAAGTAGTGAGCGAGGCACTCGCCGGACTCGTCGCTGGCAAAGCATGCGTTTGGCCAGGACGGGGAGTATCTATCGCGGCTCGGCTTTTCAGACATCTACCGCGGGTGCTCCTGCGTTGGATACTTGCCCGTAGGATGAAGAAAACCGCTCTCTAA
- a CDS encoding DUF4407 domain-containing protein, with amino-acid sequence MSFSERIERVFYWLSAASTDNLEACPAWERRKYVAFGATVLVPSTFAFIACAYALSTLTENWWVIAPVSLVWSLIILTVDRALLATYRAYQSFLRKLAQFTLRMVVAALMGITISHPLTLLLFRDTISSVVEDHRQKEIAAVRESSKAQKAAVEVRIATLEKEIATQRDNWNATFSAKFLDENGKPIEKPLTEDEKKAKAERDAKVGEASAPLKTRLEALDAEMAKTSVENQKIATELNHWQTEFEREVNGQRSGILGLGPRAKSIQADQLEWRRAESARLSGVLDTMTKNRSVLLAEIKAAEDGVNAALDAKIAEDAARLKSEKDRIEMLKQQVQQQQADQFVTQQNAIRETLKTQIDALLLQLKNLHGEASQFVTDEQTRVEAIRAEPRRDILTQTLALHELFDQGQQGGTFALVAYLVLTMLFMLVDTIPLVVKFFSKPGPYDTLLDREEVKFDQERQAFLTSFSRYMTELKDSKLLHLTQHKPLERALIEGVDRSRAAKEFLEHLMELERAFDEKIRVARESAASSGLATKVDMIEDMAAAFYTDLRGRMETFFRDDRRSTARA; translated from the coding sequence ATGTCCTTCTCCGAACGCATCGAACGCGTCTTCTACTGGCTCTCTGCCGCCTCCACTGACAATCTGGAAGCCTGCCCCGCGTGGGAGCGGCGCAAATACGTCGCCTTCGGTGCCACGGTGCTCGTGCCATCGACGTTCGCCTTCATCGCCTGTGCCTATGCACTCAGCACGCTCACAGAGAACTGGTGGGTCATCGCCCCAGTCTCGCTCGTATGGTCACTGATCATCCTCACGGTGGACCGTGCCCTGCTGGCGACTTACCGCGCTTATCAGAGCTTCCTGCGCAAGCTGGCCCAGTTCACCCTGCGCATGGTCGTTGCAGCGCTCATGGGCATCACCATCAGCCATCCGCTCACGTTGCTGCTTTTCCGCGATACCATCTCCTCCGTCGTCGAGGACCATCGCCAGAAAGAGATCGCCGCCGTGCGTGAAAGCTCCAAAGCACAAAAAGCAGCCGTCGAAGTCCGCATCGCCACGCTGGAAAAAGAAATCGCCACCCAGCGTGATAACTGGAATGCCACCTTCTCGGCCAAATTCCTCGATGAAAATGGCAAACCCATCGAAAAACCGCTCACGGAGGACGAAAAGAAGGCCAAAGCCGAACGCGACGCCAAAGTCGGCGAGGCCTCCGCTCCGCTCAAAACCCGGCTCGAAGCCCTGGATGCCGAAATGGCCAAAACCAGCGTCGAGAACCAAAAAATCGCCACCGAGCTCAATCACTGGCAGACCGAATTCGAGCGTGAAGTCAATGGACAGCGCAGCGGCATCCTCGGACTCGGCCCACGAGCCAAAAGCATACAGGCCGACCAGCTCGAATGGCGCCGCGCCGAGTCCGCCCGACTCAGCGGCGTGCTCGACACAATGACCAAAAACCGCAGCGTCCTCCTCGCAGAAATCAAAGCCGCCGAAGACGGCGTGAATGCCGCCCTCGATGCCAAAATCGCCGAAGATGCCGCCCGCCTAAAAAGCGAAAAAGACCGCATCGAAATGCTCAAGCAGCAGGTGCAGCAGCAGCAGGCAGACCAGTTCGTCACGCAGCAAAACGCCATCCGTGAGACACTCAAAACCCAGATCGACGCCCTACTCCTCCAGCTCAAAAATCTCCATGGCGAGGCCTCCCAGTTCGTCACCGATGAGCAGACCCGCGTGGAGGCCATCCGTGCCGAGCCACGCCGCGACATCCTCACCCAAACCCTCGCTCTGCATGAGCTTTTTGATCAGGGCCAGCAGGGCGGAACCTTCGCCCTCGTCGCGTATTTGGTGCTGACCATGCTTTTCATGCTCGTGGACACGATCCCCCTCGTCGTGAAGTTCTTCTCCAAGCCCGGCCCTTATGACACCCTGCTCGATCGCGAGGAAGTGAAATTCGACCAAGAGCGGCAGGCATTCCTCACCAGCTTTAGCCGCTACATGACCGAGCTCAAGGACAGCAAGCTGCTCCATCTCACCCAACACAAGCCCCTGGAGCGTGCCCTCATCGAAGGCGTGGACCGCTCCCGCGCAGCGAAGGAGTTCCTGGAGCACCTCATGGAGCTAGAGCGTGCCTTTGATGAAAAAATCCGCGTCGCACGCGAATCCGCCGCCTCCAGCGGCCTCGCGACAAAGGTCGATATGATCGAAGACATGGCAGCAGCCTTTTATACTGACCTACGTGGTCGCATGGAGACCTTCTTCCGTGATGACCGCCGCAGCACGGCCAGAGCATAG
- a CDS encoding SUMF1/EgtB/PvdO family nonheme iron enzyme codes for MHVRSLLTALALAPAVASAAAAKVDFTTQVKPLLEGACTHCHGEKEDKGEFRMHTLEDMKKGNENGPGLTPGDPTKSAIYTTLLLAADDDMVMPPKKEGMLDKSQIAIIKAWIEQGADWPAGVTLGQTPRITFAKHIQPLLEENCLSCHNAEKAKGDWIAATRKEAFESGENAPNITPFDLKKSAIYGLCTLEADDDDLMPPKKSGGPLSKEQLNYIKLWIEQGAAWPEDAKLVAKEKKGPASNNPDTLELVKKIHAFIVQTSKEKTEAEMKPYETKVPKTGAPYSMVVIKSGEFMMGSPDGEANRGDDEGPQTKKTIKPFWMGKYEITWDEYEPFQLTNIGRNKDGSRQVWKPTDKPEDLISQPTPPYQPMDFGMGREKYPAICMTHHAANKYCQWLSAQTGHFYRLPTEAEWEYAARAGTQTAYFFGNDAKDLKDYAWFFENAPNFQYAKIGLKKPNPWGLYDIYGNVCEWTLDQYAADSFSKLGADGRAYAKSTKPYPHVARGGHYDDDPETCRSAARRASNPDWKQQDPQLPKSIWYLTDATWLGFRIVRPLEIPTVEEMFAAWNNGVSKE; via the coding sequence ATGCACGTCCGTTCCCTCCTGACCGCTCTCGCCCTCGCACCCGCAGTGGCCTCCGCCGCAGCTGCCAAAGTGGACTTCACCACCCAGGTGAAGCCCCTGCTCGAAGGTGCCTGCACCCACTGCCATGGTGAAAAAGAGGACAAAGGTGAATTCCGCATGCACACCCTCGAGGACATGAAGAAGGGCAACGAAAATGGCCCCGGCCTCACCCCCGGTGATCCCACCAAAAGTGCCATCTACACCACCCTCCTGCTCGCCGCCGATGACGACATGGTCATGCCTCCGAAAAAGGAAGGCATGCTCGACAAAAGCCAGATCGCCATCATCAAAGCATGGATCGAGCAAGGCGCCGACTGGCCCGCAGGCGTCACTCTCGGCCAAACACCCCGCATCACCTTCGCCAAGCACATCCAGCCCCTGCTCGAAGAAAACTGCCTCTCCTGCCACAACGCCGAAAAAGCCAAAGGCGACTGGATCGCCGCCACACGCAAAGAGGCCTTCGAATCCGGCGAAAACGCCCCCAACATCACCCCCTTCGATTTGAAGAAAAGCGCCATCTACGGCCTCTGCACGCTCGAAGCTGACGATGATGACCTCATGCCCCCAAAGAAAAGCGGCGGCCCCCTCAGCAAAGAGCAGCTCAACTACATCAAGCTCTGGATCGAACAAGGAGCCGCATGGCCAGAGGATGCCAAACTCGTCGCCAAAGAGAAAAAAGGTCCCGCCTCCAACAACCCGGACACCCTTGAACTCGTGAAGAAAATCCACGCCTTCATCGTGCAGACCTCCAAAGAAAAAACAGAGGCCGAAATGAAGCCCTACGAGACCAAAGTGCCAAAAACCGGTGCCCCCTACAGCATGGTCGTCATCAAGAGCGGCGAGTTCATGATGGGCAGCCCCGACGGCGAAGCCAATCGCGGCGACGACGAAGGTCCCCAGACCAAAAAGACCATCAAACCCTTCTGGATGGGCAAATACGAGATCACCTGGGACGAATACGAGCCCTTCCAGCTCACCAACATCGGCCGCAACAAAGACGGCAGCCGCCAAGTCTGGAAACCCACCGACAAACCGGAAGACCTCATCTCCCAGCCCACACCTCCCTACCAGCCCATGGACTTCGGCATGGGACGCGAAAAATACCCCGCCATCTGCATGACCCACCACGCCGCCAATAAATACTGCCAGTGGCTCAGTGCCCAGACCGGCCACTTCTACCGCCTCCCCACCGAGGCCGAGTGGGAATACGCCGCCCGTGCCGGCACCCAGACCGCTTACTTCTTCGGAAACGATGCCAAAGACCTCAAAGACTACGCATGGTTCTTTGAAAACGCCCCGAACTTCCAATACGCCAAAATCGGCCTCAAAAAGCCAAACCCATGGGGCCTCTACGACATCTACGGTAACGTCTGCGAATGGACGCTCGATCAATATGCTGCCGACTCCTTCTCCAAACTCGGAGCTGATGGACGTGCCTACGCCAAATCCACCAAGCCCTATCCTCACGTCGCCCGCGGTGGCCACTACGATGACGATCCAGAGACCTGCCGCAGCGCCGCACGCCGTGCCTCCAACCCCGACTGGAAACAGCAGGACCCCCAGCTCCCCAAAAGCATCTGGTACCTCACCGACGCCACCTGGCTCGGCTTCCGCATCGTCCGCCCGCTAGAAATCCCCACCGTGGAAGAAATGTTCGCCGCCTGGAACAACGGCGTCTCCAAAGAGTAG
- a CDS encoding c-type cytochrome, with protein sequence MHLRHLAILLTATATVFAQEAAPAAKSPLGPWVEPDFPFFSSVLDCRDLGEGFPKDNLTPRGLILNLGHNLWACFDTDLLRIACIWEGKPGEPPVTPAALAPGSYHSVGWKTKDGQDFLPKPNGKVWLANGLYPGWQVGEKPSFTDPREKAPSVEEVGRGPLDGKFLSVEEHGDRLLLKFSVGNAEINEIMEADKIGDELVVMRLVIVMPRDVGLTCSINHKVHARKPSDVIAQSTFSDTLSCIEMDGGELSFLKASPHQEIDEALFIMTKDGLWRPSGAEADVKSGGSNRSNPGRKWPQILSTTAKLSTSTDAYVFDDIPLLFDNPWKRHVRLADIDFLNDQGDAVGVTFDGDVWLISGLKGDLEKVTWKRFASGLHEPMSIVARKKNQDSGIKNQELFVFDRNGIWRLVDSNADQECDSYEMFCNLFAQTAETREFPNSMKLGPKGELYISKGGQEGTTRGKHNGTVIKVAPDGKSFEVIGYGLRQPFIGVNEKTGLVTASDQQGHYVPSTPLHIIEKGHFYGHLPTIAPKEKYPAPITEPMTWIPHPVNPSGVTQTWLTGAKMGDMNDELIHIGYNRPELFRVLINDRFERKQAAVVSFSRELDFPLLNAKVNPADGQLYVTGFQVWGTTTKVQSGLARVRYTGKPRVLLKQVTPTDAGLVLTFNHALDAAMATNPDSYSAERWNYKRTPEYGSPHLKPDGSGAGQEWMTASSAYLSQDGKNVLVAFPGMKAGIHQMRIGWGLKSADGLKAENTAYFTPWELLSFKPADFGFAADLKPNLTPRQVAAVSAVKPTVEEGARIYQMFGCMACHSRDGSNVGKVGPSWKGLFGSERDIAKGMKGKVKADEAYLRESILNPAAKVVKGFEKFDTGMPIYNGILNDSQVESLVMFIKGLK encoded by the coding sequence ATGCATCTCCGCCATCTCGCCATCCTACTCACCGCCACTGCCACTGTCTTTGCCCAAGAGGCCGCTCCTGCGGCCAAATCGCCTTTGGGACCGTGGGTGGAGCCGGATTTCCCCTTTTTTAGCAGCGTGCTGGACTGCCGCGACCTCGGCGAAGGCTTCCCCAAAGACAACCTCACGCCTCGCGGCCTCATCCTGAACCTCGGCCACAATCTCTGGGCCTGCTTTGACACCGACCTGCTGCGCATCGCCTGCATCTGGGAAGGCAAACCCGGCGAACCACCCGTCACCCCCGCCGCCCTCGCCCCCGGCAGCTACCACTCCGTCGGCTGGAAGACCAAAGACGGGCAGGACTTCCTGCCCAAGCCGAATGGGAAGGTGTGGCTCGCCAATGGGCTGTATCCGGGCTGGCAAGTCGGTGAGAAACCGAGCTTTACTGACCCGCGTGAGAAAGCCCCAAGTGTGGAGGAAGTGGGAAGGGGGCCACTTGACGGCAAATTCCTCTCAGTAGAGGAACATGGAGACCGGCTTCTTTTAAAGTTCAGCGTGGGAAATGCAGAGATTAATGAAATAATGGAAGCCGACAAAATAGGAGATGAATTAGTCGTAATGAGGCTAGTGATTGTTATGCCTCGAGATGTCGGGTTGACGTGCTCGATCAATCACAAAGTGCATGCACGGAAGCCTTCCGATGTCATCGCTCAATCGACATTCTCAGATACTCTGTCCTGCATTGAGATGGATGGAGGTGAGCTAAGCTTTTTGAAGGCAAGCCCCCATCAAGAAATAGATGAAGCCCTTTTTATTATGACCAAAGATGGACTTTGGCGACCAAGTGGAGCCGAGGCTGATGTCAAAAGCGGAGGATCTAATCGTTCGAATCCAGGCCGAAAGTGGCCCCAAATTCTTAGCACTACTGCCAAGCTCTCCACCTCCACCGACGCCTACGTTTTCGACGACATCCCGCTGCTCTTCGACAATCCCTGGAAGCGCCACGTCCGTCTCGCGGACATCGACTTCCTCAACGACCAGGGCGACGCCGTTGGCGTCACCTTCGATGGCGATGTCTGGCTCATCTCCGGCCTCAAAGGCGATCTGGAAAAGGTGACCTGGAAGCGCTTCGCCAGCGGCCTGCACGAGCCGATGAGCATCGTCGCGAGGAAAAAGAATCAGGATTCAGGAATCAAAAATCAGGAATTGTTCGTCTTCGACCGCAACGGCATCTGGCGTCTCGTCGATTCGAACGCCGACCAGGAGTGCGACAGTTACGAGATGTTCTGCAACCTCTTCGCGCAAACAGCAGAGACTCGGGAGTTTCCAAATTCGATGAAGCTCGGGCCCAAAGGTGAGCTGTACATCTCCAAAGGCGGCCAGGAAGGCACCACGCGGGGTAAACACAACGGCACCGTGATCAAAGTGGCCCCGGATGGTAAATCCTTTGAGGTGATCGGCTACGGACTGCGCCAGCCCTTCATCGGCGTGAATGAAAAGACCGGACTCGTCACCGCGAGCGACCAGCAGGGGCATTACGTGCCGTCCACGCCGCTGCACATCATCGAGAAAGGCCATTTTTACGGCCACCTGCCCACCATCGCACCAAAGGAAAAATATCCTGCGCCGATCACCGAGCCGATGACGTGGATACCCCATCCGGTGAACCCCAGCGGTGTCACGCAGACCTGGCTCACCGGTGCGAAGATGGGCGACATGAACGATGAGCTCATCCACATCGGCTACAATCGGCCGGAGCTGTTTCGGGTGCTCATCAATGACCGCTTTGAGCGTAAACAAGCCGCTGTGGTCAGCTTTTCCCGTGAACTCGATTTCCCACTGCTCAATGCCAAAGTGAATCCTGCCGATGGGCAGCTCTACGTCACTGGATTCCAAGTCTGGGGCACCACCACCAAGGTGCAGAGCGGCCTCGCCCGCGTGCGTTACACGGGAAAGCCGCGAGTGTTGCTCAAACAGGTCACGCCGACGGATGCGGGCCTCGTTTTGACCTTCAACCACGCGCTGGATGCCGCCATGGCGACCAATCCAGACAGCTACAGCGCCGAACGCTGGAACTACAAACGCACCCCCGAATACGGCAGCCCGCACCTGAAGCCCGATGGCAGCGGCGCAGGCCAGGAGTGGATGACGGCCAGCAGCGCCTACCTGAGCCAAGACGGCAAAAACGTGCTCGTGGCCTTTCCCGGCATGAAAGCGGGCATTCACCAGATGCGCATCGGTTGGGGCCTGAAAAGCGCGGACGGCCTCAAAGCCGAAAACACGGCCTATTTCACCCCCTGGGAGCTTTTGAGCTTCAAACCGGCCGATTTCGGCTTCGCAGCCGATTTGAAGCCCAACCTGACACCACGCCAAGTCGCCGCTGTTTCCGCCGTGAAGCCCACGGTCGAAGAAGGAGCCCGCATTTACCAAATGTTTGGCTGCATGGCCTGTCACAGCAGGGACGGCAGCAACGTCGGCAAAGTCGGCCCGAGCTGGAAAGGCCTCTTCGGCAGCGAGCGAGACATCGCCAAAGGCATGAAGGGCAAAGTGAAGGCCGATGAGGCCTACCTCCGCGAGTCGATCCTCAACCCCGCTGCGAAAGTGGTGAAAGGCTTCGAGAAATTCGACACCGGCATGCCCATTTACAACGGCATCTTGAATGACTCGCAGGTGGAGAGCCTCGTGATGTTCATCAAGGGGCTAAAGTAG
- a CDS encoding ParA family protein gives MIAISTASQKGGVGKTTLCINLAYSLARRGWRMLLVDTDPQGGVGLSLARSTAAREGFYEILSGRGDLARLVITTRLPELEILPAGQLDASLRVEAAAHEVPARIADLLRAAELRGVDCVLFDTAAGLNGMTEAVVKACDFVILPQQAEPLAIRSVPHMLETLARYRAEGAAVKVAGILLTMVMREHEMSLRVARELREMLPPALIFQQSIPRLPSFLDASALGVPVALTKRNPPPEALIFDQIAADLEQRTGMSKQRDQNHEHASLLD, from the coding sequence GTGATCGCCATCTCAACAGCCAGTCAGAAAGGCGGCGTGGGTAAAACCACGCTCTGCATTAATCTCGCCTACTCCCTCGCCCGCCGGGGGTGGAGAATGCTACTCGTGGATACAGATCCACAGGGCGGCGTAGGTCTATCACTTGCTCGGAGCACGGCCGCACGGGAGGGTTTTTATGAAATCCTCTCCGGCAGGGGCGATCTCGCGAGACTGGTGATCACGACCCGTCTGCCAGAGCTGGAAATCCTGCCTGCTGGCCAACTCGATGCCAGTCTGCGAGTCGAAGCTGCGGCACACGAGGTACCAGCACGAATCGCGGACCTGCTGCGTGCTGCGGAGCTACGCGGCGTGGATTGCGTGCTCTTTGATACGGCAGCCGGGCTCAATGGCATGACCGAGGCTGTCGTCAAGGCCTGCGATTTTGTCATCTTACCGCAGCAGGCAGAGCCCCTGGCGATCCGCAGTGTGCCGCATATGCTGGAGACCCTAGCTCGCTATCGTGCTGAGGGTGCAGCGGTCAAAGTGGCGGGCATCCTGCTGACCATGGTGATGCGTGAGCATGAAATGAGCTTACGTGTTGCTCGAGAGCTGCGCGAGATGCTGCCACCGGCCCTCATTTTCCAACAGAGCATCCCACGCCTCCCCTCCTTCCTCGACGCCAGCGCACTCGGCGTGCCTGTGGCGCTGACCAAGCGCAATCCGCCGCCCGAGGCACTCATTTTTGACCAGATTGCTGCTGATCTGGAACAGCGCACCGGTATGAGCAAACAACGCGACCAAAATCATGAACATGCGAGTCTCTTGGATTGA
- a CDS encoding YHYH protein, translating to MKPLPFLLLAITLPVLAQAPIANEVEITVKGSTRHIRSNGIPDHATGAFPNQNNPNTISPQRYDFDVTTKPKLRQKPTEYRMQPFGVAVNGVVFDPFAAEWWHGDRNSGWQYEPQGGSIDLGLDENNAHVQPNGAYHYHGIPHGLLQKLSGETPRMTLLGWAADGFPIYGPQAYSDAQDATSPLRAMKSGYRVKAGPRPTRNSPGGNYDGSLIQDYEWAAGVGDLDANNGRSGVTPEFPEGTYYYVLTESYPFIPRQFAGMPDSSFERKGPPGGPGGGPPGFGGPGGPGGPGGPPPGMRPAPQRGRRGGPGFPPPPPF from the coding sequence ATGAAGCCTCTCCCCTTCCTCCTCCTCGCCATTACTCTGCCGGTGCTCGCCCAGGCACCGATAGCCAATGAAGTCGAAATCACCGTCAAAGGCAGTACGCGGCACATCCGCTCGAACGGCATCCCAGATCACGCCACCGGAGCCTTCCCGAACCAAAACAATCCCAACACGATCAGCCCGCAGCGCTACGATTTTGACGTGACGACAAAGCCGAAGCTGCGCCAAAAGCCCACCGAGTATCGCATGCAGCCCTTTGGCGTAGCGGTGAATGGCGTGGTCTTTGATCCCTTCGCCGCAGAGTGGTGGCATGGCGACCGCAACAGTGGCTGGCAATACGAGCCCCAGGGCGGCTCCATTGATCTGGGGCTCGATGAAAACAATGCGCATGTGCAGCCAAATGGGGCCTATCATTACCACGGCATCCCGCATGGCCTTTTGCAGAAGCTCAGTGGCGAGACGCCACGCATGACCCTGCTGGGCTGGGCGGCAGACGGCTTCCCCATCTACGGCCCACAGGCCTACAGCGATGCACAGGACGCCACCAGCCCACTGCGTGCGATGAAATCCGGCTACCGTGTGAAAGCAGGCCCGCGGCCGACCCGCAACAGCCCTGGGGGCAACTACGATGGCTCCTTAATCCAAGACTACGAATGGGCGGCTGGTGTGGGTGATCTGGATGCCAATAATGGCCGCAGCGGTGTGACCCCCGAGTTCCCAGAGGGCACCTATTATTATGTGCTCACCGAGAGCTACCCCTTCATCCCACGCCAATTCGCAGGCATGCCAGACAGCAGCTTTGAGCGCAAAGGCCCACCTGGTGGCCCTGGCGGCGGCCCACCCGGTTTTGGAGGTCCTGGTGGACCCGGCGGCCCTGGCGGCCCACCTCCCGGCATGCGCCCAGCACCCCAGCGCGGACGCCGTGGCGGCCCCGGCTTCCCCCCACCGCCGCCGTTTTGA